The following nucleotide sequence is from Bradyrhizobium roseum.
CAAATCCGGCCTCGTCCACCACGCGATCGGGATGCACGATCTGCGGGGTGCCGTCATACATTTGCAGCGTGCCGGAGACATAGCGCTTCTCGCCGACCGGCAGCAGCTTTTCGACATAACCGGGCTTGGCGCGAAAGAATGTCAGCACCACGTCGCCGGTTTCGTCAGAGGCGTAGACGAGATAGGGTGCGCGCGAATTGCGCGGCGGCGGCGGCCGGTGGCGATCGACGGTGACTTCCAGCGTCACCATGGTTCCCTGAACCGCTTCGCGAATCTTCGGCTGCGCCCGGCGGTCGATCACGCTGGCCGGCAAATGCAGCAGCAGATCGACCAGCCGCGGCGTCTCATCGCGCGACAGCAGATAGCGCAGCAGCTTGTCCTGCTTCGGCCCGACCCCTGGAAGGGTCGTGACCGGCGCAAACAAAGGATTGAGCAAAGTGGGGCGCATCGAGCTCTCGTCGCATGCAGGTGTCATGCGCGGGCTTGACCCGCGCATCCATCTTCAAGAGAGGATGGATTGCCGGGTCAAGCCCGGCAATGACAGGACAGTTGATAATCGCGAATACAAAGGGCTGACATTGGCTGCCCTGGTCGCTATATCAACCCCGCCCGGCACGCCGGGCTTTTGGCGTTCGGATGGGACCAGGGAAATGACGGGTACGACACGGTCGAGCGGCGGCCTCGACGACCGCCGCAAGCGGCTTTTGTTCCGCTGCTGGCATCGCGGTACCCGCGAGATGGATCTTATCCTCGGCCGCTTTGCGGATGCAGAGATATCGACCCTGCGCGATGATGAACTGGCCGATCTCGAGCAACTGATCGAGCTGCCCGATCCCGATCTCTCTGCCGCGTTGATCGGCGACGCGCCGCTTGATCCGGAATACGCGACCGCGCTGTTCCACCGCATCAAGTCGTTTCGCGCCGTGGACCGCGACGCATGAAGGCGCCGGTCAAATCGCCCGCAACGCTGCTGGCTCCCGGCCGCGCGCTGACCTTCGCCAACGTTGCCGAAGGCGCCGAGGGACTGGTCGTCTCCGATCTGGCGCGCGCGGTGGCGGCACGGCCGAAACCGCCCGCCGTGAGTCTGGCCGTGGTCTGCCGCGACGGCCCGCGCATGCAGCAGCTGGCGCGGGCGCTGGAATTCTTCGCGCCCGATCTGCCGGTGATGCAGTTTCCGGCCTGGGACTGCCAGCCCTATGACCGGGTGTCGCCGCATGGCGGCATCCTGGCGCAACGCCTGACCACGCTGGCGCGGCTGTCGCGCCTGACGGGCAGCGACAAGCCGCTGATCGTGCTGACCACGGTCAACGCCATCGTGCAGCGCGTGCCGGCCCGCGAAGTCGTCGCGGCGCAGGCGCTGTCGGTGGCGCCCGGCCATGTCGTGCCGATGGACTCGATCGTGGCCTGGCTGGAGCACAATGGCTACAACCGCTCCTCGACCGTACGCGAGCCCGGCGAATATGCCGTACGCGGCGGCATCCTCGACCTGTTTCCGGCCGGCCTCGATCAGCCGGTGCGGTTTGACTTCTTCGGCGACTCCCTCGAATCGATCCGCACTTTCGACGCCGAAACCCAGCGCACGCTGCTCGGCATGCGCGCGCTCGATCTGGTTCCGGTCTCGGAATTCCAGCTCGTCACCGAAACCATCCGCCGCTTCCGCATGGGCTATGTCGCGACCTTCGGCGCGCCGCAGCGCGACGACCTGCTGTATGAAGCCGTCAGCGAGGGCCGCCGCCATCCCGGCATCGAGCACTGGCTGCCGCTGTTCCAGGAGCGGATGGACACGCTGTTCGATTATCTCGACGGCGCGCCGGTCGCGATCGAGCCGCAGGGCGAGGACGCCGCCCGCGAGCGTTTCAAGCAGATCCAGGATTATTACGAGGCGCGGCGCGAGGCGCTGGATCATCCAGGCTCCGGCGCGATCTACAAGCCGTTGCCGCCGGATCGGCTCTATCTGACGGAATCCGAGTGGACCGAACGCCTGGCTGAGGCTGCGGTGGCGCGGCTGACGCCGTTTGCGGTGCCGGACGACAGCACTGATGTGTTCGACGCCGGCGCGCGTCAGGGCCGCAATTTCACGCCCGAGCGCGCCGACACATCGGTCAACGTGTTCGAAGCCGTGGTGGCGCATGTGCAGGCGCTGCAGGCCCAGCGCAAGAAGGTGGTGATCACGCTGTGGAGCGAAGGATCGCGCGACCGCATGGACAGCATGCTGCGCGACCACAAGCTTGCCAACCTCACCAGCGTCAACGCCTGGCGCACGGTGCAGGCGACGCCGCGCAACGAGACCATGCTGGCCGTGGTCGGCATGGAAAGCGGCTTTGAGACCGACGAATTCGCCGTCATCAGCGAGCAGGACATTCTGGGCGACCGTCTGGTGCGGCCGCGCAAATCGAGCCGCAAGCTCGACAACTTCATCTCCGAAGTCACAAGTCTCGCCACCGGCGATCTCGTGGTTCACGTCGAGCACGGCATCGGGCGCTTTGTGGGCCTGCAGACCATCGAGGTTGGTGGCGCGCCGCATGACTGCCTCGAACTGCGTTACGCCGCCGAAACAAAGCTGTTCCTGCCGGTCGAGAACATCGAACTGCTGTCGCGCTACGGCTCCGACGGCGCCAATGTCGAACTGGATCGGCTCGGCGGCGGCGGCTGGCAGGCGCGCAAGGCAAAACTCAAGAACCGCATCCGCGAGATCGCCGGCGAACTGATCAAGATCGCGGCCGAACGGCAGCTGCACGAAGCGCCGAAAATGCCGGTACAGCCCCATGTCTATGACGAGTTCTGCGCGCGCTTCCCGTATGAAGAAACCGAGGACCAGCTCGGCGCCATCACGTCCACGCTGAAGGACCTCGAAAGCGGCCGGCCCATGGACCGGTTGATCTGCGGCGACGTCGGCTTCGGCAAGACCGAGGTGGCGCTGCGCGCGGCGTTTGCGGTAGCGCTCGACGGCAAGCAGGTCGCCGTGGTGGTGCCGACGACGCTCTTGGCCCGTCAGCACAGCAAGAATTTCGCCGAGCGTTTTCGCGGGTTTCCGGTCAACGTCGCGCAGGCCTCGCGCCTGATCCCGGCGAAGGAGCTGACGCAGGTCAAGAAGGGACTGACCGATGGCCAGGTCGACATCGTGGTGGGTACCCACGCGCTGCTCGGCAAGTCGATCAAGTTCAGGGATCTCGGGCTTCTGATCGTCGACGAGGAGCAGCACTTTGGCGTCAGCGCCAAGGAGCGGCTGAAGCAGTTGCGGGCGCAGGTGCACGTGTTGACGCTGAGCGCCACGCCGATTCCGCGCACGCTGCAACTGGCGCTGACCGGCGTGCGCGATCTCTCGATCATCGCCACGCCCCCGGTCGATCGCCTCGCGGTGCGCACCTTCGTGGCGCCGCACGACCCGCTGATGATCCGCGAGGCTTTGCTGCGCGAGCGCTACCGCGGCGGCCAGGCGTTCTACGTCGTGCCGCGGATCGAGGACCTCGCCAGCGTCAAGGATTTTCTCGACAAGAACGTGCCGGAGATGAAGGTCGCGGTTGCACACGGCCAGATGGCGCCGACCGTGATCGAGGACATCATGTCGGCGTTCTACGACGGCAAATACGACATCCTGCTCTCGACCACGATCATCGAGTCCGGCCTCGACATCCCGACCGCCAACACGCTGATCGTGCACCGCGCCGACATGTTCGGCCTGGCGCAGCTCTACCAGCTCCGTGGACGCGTGGGGCGCTCGAAGCTGCGCGCCTACGCCCTGTTCACGCTTCCGGCGCAGCAGAAGATCACGGCACAAGCCGAGCGGCGGCTGAAAGTGCTGCAGTCGCTGGAAACGCTCGGCGCGGGCTTCCAGCTCGCCTCGCACGACCTCGATATCCGGGGCGCCGGCAATCTGCTCGGCGAGGAGCAGTCCGGCCACATCAAGGAAGTCGGCTTCGAGCTCTATCAATCGATGCTGGAGGAGGCGATCCTCAACCTCAAGGCCGGCGTCACCGAGCCTGCCGCGGACCGCTGGTCGCCGCAGATCACCATCGGCATGCCGGTGCTGATCCCCGAGGATTACGTCAACGACCTCGCGGTGCGGCTGTCGCTGTATCGCCGGCTCGCCGATCTCGAGACCGACGAGGAGATCGACAATTTCGCCGCCGAGATGCGCGATCGTTTCGGCGTGCTGCCGGACGAAGTCCGCTATCTCTTCAAAGTCGCGGCGATCAAGGCCTATTGCCGGCGCGCCAATGTCGAGAAGGTCGATGCCGGACCGAAGGGCGCCGTCATCACCTTCCGCGACAACAAGTTCGCGCAGCCGGACCGGCTGGTGTTCTTCATCCGGCAGCACGGCCAGGCCGCAAAGGTACGGCCGGACATGAAGGTGGTGTTCCTGCAGGTGTGGAAGACCCCGGAAGAGCGGCTGATGGGGACGACCGAGATCTTGCGGCAACTCGCCAACCTCGCCGAGAGCAAGAAGGCGGCATAGCGCAGTTCAGGTAACTTCATGCCGAGCGCAGCGAGGCAGGCCATTGGGCCGCATGAAGCAGGATTGCTTCTTCACTCGCGACGTAGATAGACGCAAGCCTCGTCACGATGCGGCGCGATGGGCGTCTTCCTGCAACCGCGACCGCAGCGATTTCGCTGAATCGTTCGGCATCAGTGCGGCGACCGTGACGGCCGGCTCCGATCGTGCGTCGCGGTGACCGTGACTGGTATGGCGCATCACGCTCGACAGCCGCCGCGCAATGCTGTGCGCTGACTTCAGATCGGCTTCGGCGAACACCACGACAACCGAGCCGTCCTCAAGGGCAGCGCCAAAATCCATTTGCCGCATTAGTCGGCTGATGATCCGCGCGCCGTCGAATTGCGCGCGGGGATGTTCGGGATCGAACGCGAAGCGGGCGACCGACAATCCGCCGCCGCGCTGCTGGGTCTGGTAGATCGCGCTGGCGAAGTCGCGCTCGAAGGCCTCCGGGGTAAGCAGGCCGGTCCGCGCATCGATCAGGCCGTCGGCGTCGATGGCCTTCAGCGTGCGGCTCAGAAGCGCTTCGAAGGTATGCTGACGGACCAGCGGGAGTGCGGTCGCGACCACCTCGGCAGCGGCGTCGGAAACGACCTCAAGGTTCGGCAGATCGTAGGTCGGCGCCAGGTCGCACGCCGTCACGATGATGGGAAGGTTGCGGAAGCGGGCGTCCTCCGTCAGCACGGTGAGGAAGGCGTCGATCACGCGCGGGCTAAAACCCTCGCCGAGCACGATGCCGTCGATGTCCCTGACGTTGAGATGCTTGGCGGCGGCCTCGATCGACAGCGCGCCGACCACGCCGGTGCGCTCGCCGAGCGCCACCGACAGCGCTGGATAGGCGCTGCCGCGGCCGATCAGCAGCATGGTGGTGTCGCGCGCCGGATCGATCTGCGACAACGCCATCGGTGTCGACGGCACCAGCCGGCGCATCACCGTTGCATGCAGCGAGCGCACGCGCAGCGCGGCGCGCAGGCGCGCTACCAGGCGGTCCGGACTGCCACCTTGGGTCTGAAGGAAAGGAATGACGTTGTCAGGATGCGGCCGATCCGGATTGACCGCGATCAGTGGCAGGTAGGGCTGACGTGCCGCAGCGCACTCGGCCAGTTGCGCCAGTCCGGCCGCATCGGCGTCGGCGCTTGATGCCAGCACGGCTGCCGGTTGCACCTGTTCGACCGCCTGCACCGCATCGGCCCATTCGGTCTCGACCACCGGGAACAGCCGGCCGATGTCAAGCGTGGTGGCAAAGGACGGCCGCCTCGCGGCTGACACGACGAGGATCGGACCTTGCTGGGACATTCTTTGGAACTCGTGTCAGGGCGCGTCTGGGAGCCACGAGTCTAGTGTGCGGCGCTTAATGCAGCGTCAACGCCAGCCTTAAGAAGATCTTCAGACGGCGTTGTTCCGATCGCGAAATGCTTCGATCATCAAGGGGTTAAGACCGAGTTCTGCCAGCGCCTCGCGGGCCCTCGCATTGTCGATCGCACGGCCGGCGAGCCGGTGGCCGCTGAGGCGGTCGGGCAGGGCGGTCAGCAGCGCGCCCTGGCCCAGCCGCCGCGCCCATTCTTGCAGGTCCTGCGCCAGAAAGCGGTAACCGCCGACGGCCATGACACCGGACGGCGGCGCGGTGATGTTGACCGCGCCGGTCACGCGGTCGAGCCGCGCGGCGTAGTCCGTGTCGACGTAGTCGCGCGGCGGCGCTGCGATCAGGGAGTCGCTTGGCGGGGGAGGCGGCGCATAGGCCGCGACCGGCACCATCGGCCCGCGCAGTCCGAGCGTGCCGCGCGGCGTCAGCACGATATCGCCGGCGATCGACGAGCCCGGCAAGTCGCGCGGGGCGCCGTGGGGGCCGGGCTTGATGCGTGCGGGCGTGCCGTCGTCTGCAATCCGGCGCGCGCCGAACAGCCCGGCCTCGCCGAACAGATAGACGTCGGTCAGCGTCGCCTGCTTCGAGGCCCAGGCCGCGCTGGAGCCGACCTGTTCGGGTGTGCGCCACAGGCCGATGACATTGCGCAGGCTCGGCATCCGCGTGGCGAGATCCATCTCGTCGAGCCGCAACGCCAGTTGCGCCGGCGCAATCAGCGTGTCGCAGGACTGCTCGTTGATTTGCTGCTCCAGCGCCTCCTCGTCGAACGGATGGTGCAGCACCAGCGTTCCGCCCGACAGCAGCCAGACCGCCAGCGACGACGTGAGGCCGGCAAACGACATCGGCGAGAACGCCGACAGCACCGTTGCGCCTTGCGGCACGTCGCTTTCGAGCGATATCGCAAGGCCTCCGGCGATCAGGCCGAGATGGGCGCGGGGGACTGGTCGGAAGCCGTCTGCGGTGACGTCGAAGGAAATCAGCGCCGCCTTGCGGCCGTCCTGGATCACCGCGCGTGTGGTCAGGGATTCCCGGAAAATCGCGTTGTCGAGCGAGGCCATCCCTTCGGGCAAATCGTTGCCGAAGCCGCAAACATGGCGGATTGAAAAGGCCTCGGCGGCGGCGTTCATGGCGATGTCGGAATAGACCACGCCGTCGATCGTGCTCGAGGTCACGATCCCCCGCGCCGCGGTGCGGTTGAGCGCCATGGTCAGTTCCGACTGCCGCCAGAGCAGCGGCAGCACCGCAACGACGAGGCCGGCGCGGAAGGCGGCGAGCACGGTGAGTGCGAATTCGATGGTGTTGGGCAGTTGAATCGCAATGACCGAATTGGACGGCAGGCCGGATTCGATGAAATGCGCCGATAGCGCCGAGATCATGCGGTCGGCCTGCGCGAAGGTGAGCCGCTTCGGCGGCTGGCCGGTCACGCGCTGCTTGTTGAGCGGATCGACCAGCGCCAGCGCATCCGGCTGCCGCGCCAGGTTCCGTTTGAACAGCGTATCGAGCGTTGGCGAAGCGGTGGGCTGGGTCACGGCGTTACTTCGGCTCTGTCATGAGGGTTGCACGGTAGGGTCATTCACTTCGCTTCGGGCTTCCGCCACCAGGTTTCCGGGAGGTAGCCGGTTAGCGCGGTAGCCTTGGATCGTTCTATCCGATTCCAGCGTGCGATCCATTGATCCTGCATGTTAAAGACGGGGATAGCGTAAAACCCCGACATCAAAACCCGGTCCAGCGCCCGCACCGCGGAGATGAAGGCCGGCCGCTCCCGCGCTTCGAGCAGCACGGCGATCAGGGCGTCGATAGCCGGCTCCTTGGCCCCCATGTAGTTCCGGGTGCCTGGAATATCGGCGGCCTGGCTGCCGAAGTAGAACGACTGCTCGTTGCCGGGGGAGAGCGATTGATCCCAGCGGTTCTGCAGCATGTCGAATTCGTAGGCGAGACGGCGCTGGTCGAACTGCACCGGATCGACCGCGCGAACGCTGGCCTCGATGCCGGCGCGCTTGAGGTCGCGCTGATAGGCGAGCGCGATCCGCTCCTGATCGCGCGTGGTCACCAGGATTTCGAAGGTGAAGGGGGTTTTTGTGGTTCGCTGCCGCAACACGGCGCCGTCGAGTTCGTAGCCGGCGTCCGACAGCAATTTGAGGGCGCTGCGCAGCGTCGTCCGGTCGCGTCCCGAGCCGTCGGTGACGGGCAGGCGGTAGCTGCCGTCGAGGATCTCCGGCGGGATGCGCTCCGAGAACGGTTTTAGAAGTTCGCGCTCGCGGTCGTCGGCCGGGCGGCCATAGGCGGACAGTTCGGATCCCGCAAAGAACCCCGCCGCGCGCGGGTAGAGGCCGAAAAAGTAGTTGCGGTTGATCCACTCGAAATCGAATAGCAGCGTCAGCGCCTGGCGCACGCGGATGTCCGAAAACGCCGGGCGGCGGGTGTTGAACACCAAAAATTCCGACGGCTGCGGCGTCCCAGGCCTGATGGTGTCGCGGATCACTTCGCCGCTGCGGGCGGCCGGAAAATCGTAGCCCTCATGCCAGCGCAGCGGTTCGTATTCGACGCGAAAATCGTAGAGGCTGCGTTTGAACGCCTCGAACTGGCCGTTGGACTCGCGGTAATAATCGAGCCGGATCTCGTCGAAGTTCCACAAGCCGCGATTGACCGGCAGATCGCGGCCCCAGTAATCGGGATTGCGGGTCAGCGTCACGCTGGCTCCCGGCTTGACGGCGGCGACGCGATAGGGGCCGGAACCGACCGGTCCGGTCATCGTCGTTTCCTCGAAGGTCGCGGGATCGACCGCGTGCCGCGGCAACACCGGCATCAGGCCGAGGATCAGCGGCAGCTCGCGGTCGTTGATGCCGCCGAAGTCGAATCGCACGGTAAGCGGATCAAGCGCCTCGCCTTTCACGACCTTGGAATAGTACTGGCGGTGATTGGGCCGGCCCTTGTCGCGCAACAGTTCCCAGGAGAACAGCACGTCGTCGGCCGTGACCGGCTTGCCGTCGGAAAAGCGCGCTTTGGGGTTGAGGCGGAAGGTGACGTAGCTGCGCGCATCGTCGGTCTCGACGCTCTTGGCCAGCAGGCCGTAAAGCGTGAAAGCCTCGTCGTTGCCCCGCGTCATCAGGCTCTCGACCACGAACCCCCTGATCTGCTGGATCGCGATGCCGCGGACGACGAAGGGATTGAGGCTGTCAAAGGTTCCGAGCAGGCCCCAGACCAGCCGACCGCCCTTCGGTGCCTCCGGATCGGCGTAGGGCATATGCGTGAAATCGGGCGGCAGGGCCGGGGTGCCATGCATCGCCAGTGCGTGGCTCTCGGTTGCTTTTGCATCGCAAAACGGCGTCAGCCGCCCCACACCCAGCGCGAGGGCGAAACACGCCAATACACGCAGGCGGATACGCCCGTGGGCGGTCACTGGCGGGCAGGAGTGTGATTCGAAAATGCGCACTTGAAAGCTTTACCATAGGCTTCGGCCGCGCCCTCTCGGGAATGCCAAAGATACCTGTCGGCATTGATCTTTTCGCCTGCCGCTGTATTGAAGGCGGGCAATCAGCAAGGGCGGGAACAAAGGTCACGTATCCGCCTCAATTGCCAACGAGATAGCCGCCGAAGCGCGGGGTGAGGTGTCGGTGCCTGTGCGGTTTCGGGCGCTGCCGTTCAGAAAGGGTTTTCCGCAATGAATTTCCGTATCTTGGCCGGACCAGTCCGGCCGCATGGGCAGCTTGTGGCCCTGTTGGCGGCCTCGGCACTGTCGGCGACGTTGATGGTGTCAGGTGCGCAGGCCCAGACGCCCGCGCCGGCGCCGGCCGCACCGAAGGCCGCGCCCAAGGCGGCTCCGAAACAGCCCGCGCCGCCGGCGGCCCAGCAGGCCCCTGCGGCCGGTGCCCCCGCGGCCCAGCCGCAGGAACAGCAGGTGCAGCTGATCTACGCGCCCTGGACCAAGTTCTGCCTGAAGGGCCAGGAAGCCGGCGCCAAGCAGGTCTGCTTTACCGGCAAGGACGGCCGCATCGAGTCCGGCCAGCCCGTCATCGCCGCCGTGATCATCGAGCCGGAAGGCGAGCCGAAGAAGCTTTTGCGCGTGACGCTGCCGCTCGGCATGCAGCTCGTGCACGGCACCCGCATCATCGTCGACAGCAACGCGCCGCTGCAGGGGCCGTACGTCATCTGCTTCCAGAACGGCTGCATGTCCGACTACGAAGCGACGCCCGAGCTGATCGCCAGCCTGAAGAAGGGCCAGAACCTCGTCGTTCAGGCGATCAATTCCAACGGCGCGCCGCTGACGCTGCCGCTGCCGCTCGCGGGCGAGTTCGCCAAGGCCTATGACGGCCCGCCGACCGACCCGAAGCAGTTCGAGGAAAACCAGAAGAAGCTGCAGGAAGAGCTGCAGAAGAAGGCCGAAGAGCAGCGCAAGAAGCTCGAGAGCGCCAACCCGGCGACGAAGTAGCCGCCGCAGCAGGACAACGCAAAAGGCGCCCGAACGGGGCGCCTTTTTTGTTGCGGATGAAGCTCGTCAGTTCAGCGAGGGATTGCGCGGGCGGTAGCCGCCAGACTTGTCCTTGATGAAGATCTCGGCGACCTGCGAGTGGCGGATCGGCTCGCCGGAATCGTCCGGCAGCAGGTTCTGCTCGGAGACATAGGCGACGTATTCGGACTCCGAGTTTTCCGCCAGCAGGTGATAGAACGGCTGATCCTTGTGGGGCCGTACCTCCTCGGGGATCGACAACCACCATTCCTCGGTATTGTTGAATTCGGGATCGATGTCGAAAATCACGCCCCGGAATGAAAACACCCGGTGGCGGACGATCTGCCCGATCTGGAATTTGGCGGTGCGCGCTTTGATCATGTCCCGTCGAATAGACCATGATTGTGGCCGATGCTAGGGGCATGCGGACGAATTAACCTTTACGCGTGGTGGCGATGTCCTGTGCCATACCCCCGAAATCGCTGACGAAAAGACCTTCCTAGATGGCCGATATCCTCAACCTCGCGCTTCCCTACTTTGGATTGATTTTTATCGGCTTTGCCTGCGGCAAGGCGAGGGGCCTGCCCGAGTCCGGCCTCGCCTGGATGAACTTCTTCCTGCTGTACGTTTCCCTGCCGGCGTTGCTGTTCCGCATCATGTCGGACACGCCGTTTGCCGAACTGAACAACCCGCCGTTTCTGATCGCGACCACCCTGGCGACCGTCAGCGCCTTCGCCCTCGCGATGGTGGTGGGCCGCGTCTTCGGCGAACTGTCGCTGCGCAAGGCGACCATGGCAGGCCTGGCCGGCGCGTACGGCAATATCGGCTATATGGGCCCCGGGCTGGCGCTGGCGGTGCTGGGGACGAAAGCGGCGGCGCCGACCGCGCTGATCTTCTGCTGCGACAGCATCTTCCTGTTCACCATCGTGCCGCTGCTGATGGCGCTGACCGATCGCGAGCAGAAGTCGTTGCTGCATGCGATCGGCATCGCCGCGCGGCAGATCGTGATGAACCCGCTGATCATGTCGGCGGTGCTGGGCGCGCTGGTGGCGGCCTTCCATATTCCGCTGCCGACGGTGCTCGACCGCACGCTGCTGTTCCTGCAGAACGCCGCGGCGCCGACCGCGCTGTTCGTGCTCGGCGTCACCGTGGCGCTGCGTCCGTTCGACCGCGTGCCGTGGGAAGTGCCCGGCGTGATCGCGATCAAGCTGCTGATCCATCCCTTGATCGTGTTCGGCCTGATGCTGCTGTTCGGACCGTTTGCGCAGCCCTGGGCGGCGACCGCGGTGCTGATGGCCGCGCTGCCGCCGGCGCTCAATGTGTTCGTGATCGCCCGGCAGAACAACACCTGGATCGAGCCGGCCTCCGTCGCCGTGCTGATCGGGACGTTCGCCTCCGTGGTTACGCTGACCAGCGTGATGTGGTTCATCCAGAACGGGCGGCTGGTGTTTCCGTGAGCGGGCACAACACAAAACATGCAAAACAACCCCATGCACAGTAGGCAAGGTGTTGTTTTATATAGTCATTCCAGCGGGCATTCGTAGCCCGCATGAGCTCTTGCGATATGCGGGAGCAGACCCCGGGGTCGCTGCGCTCGCCCGGGCTACGCAGCGGAGCTAACCGACGCGCCTCCAGCTCGGCGCCAGGCCCTCGCGCATCGCCAGCCGGCGCAGCGGGCCGAATGAGCCGAGCAGGTGCATGCCGGCGGCGCGCAGCGACTGGATGCCGATGAAATCGCTGAGCAGGGAACGGTTGGCGACGTCGATGGCGATCAGGCGGCTGGCGACATCGGCGCGGCGGGCGGACTGGTAGCGCGCCAGCACGGCGGGCGAGCCGGGATCCTCGCCGAGCGAGATCGCGTGGCCTGCGATGTCCGCGATGTCGGCGGCGTCGCGCAGGCCCATGTTGAGTCCTTGCGCGCCGATCGGCGGCACGACGTGGGCGGACTCGCCGACCAGCGCGACGCGATGGCTGGCGAACTTGTCGGGCCTCTCGATCGCCAGCGGAAACAGATTTCGTCCGCCTTCGACCTGGACGCGGCCGAGAATGGAGTGCGACTGCCGCTCCGCGGCCTCGGACAATTCGTCGTCGCCGAGCGACATCAACCGTGCGGCCTCGCGCGTCATTGCCACCCACACCACGCTGCAGCGATTGCCGGGCAGCGGCACGAACACGCACGGGCCTTGCGCGGTGTGAAACTCGGTGGAGATGCCGTTGTGGGGACGCGCGTGCGAGATGTTGAACGTCAGTGCCGATTGATGCAGGTCGCGGCGGCTGGTTCCGATCCGGGCCGCCGCGCGGGATGGGGAATGCCGGCCATCGGCACCGATCACCAGCCGCGCCGCGAGCTGCTCGCCATCGGCCGTATGGATGATGACGCTCGCATCCTGCGGGTCGATCGTTGCCGCCTCATCGTCAAATCGAGTCAAATTCGAAAGCTCGGCGGCACGCGCTTCGAGCGCAACCATTAACGATCTGTTGTCGATGTTGTAGCCGAACTGGTCGAGGCCGATCTCGTCGGAGGTAAAGCGCACTTCGGGCGCGCGGATTAGCCGGCCGGTATCGTCGACCAGCCGCATGGTCCGCAGGGCGGCGGCCTTGTCGTGGCAGAGGGGCCAGACGTCGAGGCGTTCCAGCAGATCGGTCGAGGCGCCCAGCAGCGCCGTGGTGCGGTTGTCGGCATAGGGGGCGCGGCGGGCGAGCAGGGCGGTTTTCGCGCCGGTCACAGCCAGCGCGACAGCAGCGGTCAGCCCAGCCGGGCCGCCACCGATCACGGCGGCGTCATAAATCTGCGATGCATTGTCCATACCGGACAATTGACGGTTAGGCCGGCATTTTCAAGCCATTAACCGGCCAAAAAGTTTCCACGCAATCGCGCGGCCGAACGCCGCAAGCGGCG
It contains:
- a CDS encoding invasion associated locus B family protein, with protein sequence MNFRILAGPVRPHGQLVALLAASALSATLMVSGAQAQTPAPAPAAPKAAPKAAPKQPAPPAAQQAPAAGAPAAQPQEQQVQLIYAPWTKFCLKGQEAGAKQVCFTGKDGRIESGQPVIAAVIIEPEGEPKKLLRVTLPLGMQLVHGTRIIVDSNAPLQGPYVICFQNGCMSDYEATPELIASLKKGQNLVVQAINSNGAPLTLPLPLAGEFAKAYDGPPTDPKQFEENQKKLQEELQKKAEEQRKKLESANPATK
- a CDS encoding AEC family transporter; the protein is MADILNLALPYFGLIFIGFACGKARGLPESGLAWMNFFLLYVSLPALLFRIMSDTPFAELNNPPFLIATTLATVSAFALAMVVGRVFGELSLRKATMAGLAGAYGNIGYMGPGLALAVLGTKAAAPTALIFCCDSIFLFTIVPLLMALTDREQKSLLHAIGIAARQIVMNPLIMSAVLGALVAAFHIPLPTVLDRTLLFLQNAAAPTALFVLGVTVALRPFDRVPWEVPGVIAIKLLIHPLIVFGLMLLFGPFAQPWAATAVLMAALPPALNVFVIARQNNTWIEPASVAVLIGTFASVVTLTSVMWFIQNGRLVFP
- a CDS encoding UbiH/UbiF family hydroxylase: MDNASQIYDAAVIGGGPAGLTAAVALAVTGAKTALLARRAPYADNRTTALLGASTDLLERLDVWPLCHDKAAALRTMRLVDDTGRLIRAPEVRFTSDEIGLDQFGYNIDNRSLMVALEARAAELSNLTRFDDEAATIDPQDASVIIHTADGEQLAARLVIGADGRHSPSRAAARIGTSRRDLHQSALTFNISHARPHNGISTEFHTAQGPCVFVPLPGNRCSVVWVAMTREAARLMSLGDDELSEAAERQSHSILGRVQVEGGRNLFPLAIERPDKFASHRVALVGESAHVVPPIGAQGLNMGLRDAADIADIAGHAISLGEDPGSPAVLARYQSARRADVASRLIAIDVANRSLLSDFIGIQSLRAAGMHLLGSFGPLRRLAMREGLAPSWRRVG
- a CDS encoding extracellular solute-binding protein gives rise to the protein MRIFESHSCPPVTAHGRIRLRVLACFALALGVGRLTPFCDAKATESHALAMHGTPALPPDFTHMPYADPEAPKGGRLVWGLLGTFDSLNPFVVRGIAIQQIRGFVVESLMTRGNDEAFTLYGLLAKSVETDDARSYVTFRLNPKARFSDGKPVTADDVLFSWELLRDKGRPNHRQYYSKVVKGEALDPLTVRFDFGGINDRELPLILGLMPVLPRHAVDPATFEETTMTGPVGSGPYRVAAVKPGASVTLTRNPDYWGRDLPVNRGLWNFDEIRLDYYRESNGQFEAFKRSLYDFRVEYEPLRWHEGYDFPAARSGEVIRDTIRPGTPQPSEFLVFNTRRPAFSDIRVRQALTLLFDFEWINRNYFFGLYPRAAGFFAGSELSAYGRPADDRERELLKPFSERIPPEILDGSYRLPVTDGSGRDRTTLRSALKLLSDAGYELDGAVLRQRTTKTPFTFEILVTTRDQERIALAYQRDLKRAGIEASVRAVDPVQFDQRRLAYEFDMLQNRWDQSLSPGNEQSFYFGSQAADIPGTRNYMGAKEPAIDALIAVLLEARERPAFISAVRALDRVLMSGFYAIPVFNMQDQWIARWNRIERSKATALTGYLPETWWRKPEAK
- the hspQ gene encoding heat shock protein HspQ, coding for MIKARTAKFQIGQIVRHRVFSFRGVIFDIDPEFNNTEEWWLSIPEEVRPHKDQPFYHLLAENSESEYVAYVSEQNLLPDDSGEPIRHSQVAEIFIKDKSGGYRPRNPSLN